A region of the Amycolatopsis sp. cg13 genome:
GCGACGTGCCCGTCCACAAGATCGGCACGAGATCCGAGCCCTCGGGAAGGAGTTTGGTGATCCGGATGTCGATCAGGCACATCGCGGCGAACGAGATCCCCCACGACCAGCCGTACATCGCGCCGATCCGCCGCGACGGACCGCGGATCCCCCGGCTGGGTTTGCTGCCGTGCCAAGCGGAGTAGAAGATCGCGTCCGCCATGAGCACCGCGACGACGATCCCCGCGACCCAGCCGGGCAGCAGCGCCGCCGACCGGTCGTCGGAGAGATAGACGAGGCCCCAGCCGACGAGCCAGGTGAACGCCCAGACGCCGAACAGACGCGCCGGGCTGACTCGCAGCTCCCGGCGCGTCCGCTCGTGCTGAAGGGCGATGAGTTCGAGCGATTCCGCCGCGGACAGCGGCTCTCCCTCGTCCTCGACGGGGTCCCCCGCGTCGTTGTTCACCCCGGACCGCCCTTCCCCCGTACTGACCCCGCATGCAGCACGGAAGCTAACACGTCACGCGACCTTCACCGGTCCCAGCCGGAACCGCCGCACCACCACGAGCGCGGGCACGGCCAGCCACGCCGCCAGCACGCCGGCCGCCAGGCCGAGCCCGCCCGCGTGATCGATCGGGAGCGTGCCGACGCGGCCGAGCCAGTACGTAGGGAAGAAGTGCGCGAGGGTGGACATCCATTCCGGCAGGAACGCGAGCGGCATCCACAACCCGCCGAACACGCCGAGCGGCAGCATCAACGCACCGGTCATCGCACCGACCGTGTCGCCCTTGCCGAACAGCCCGAGCAGCAGCCCGAGCACCGCGAATGGCAGCGCGCCCAACCACAACGAGACGCCGCTGAGCAGCCACTGTGCCGCAGTCAGCTGCACCCCGCGCAGCGCACCGGCCACGAAGATCACCAGAACCACCGGCAACGCCATCGCCATCGAAGACGCGATCTTCACCGCGAGGTAGCCGGGTCCGCGCATCGGTGTGAGCCGGAGCTGCCGCTGCCAGCCGTCGGTCCGCTCAGTCGCGACCCGCGTGCCGGTGAACAACGCACCGCTCATCGCGCCGTACGCACCCATGTTGATCATTGTCGTGACGCTGCCCCTGATGCCGTTCGGGCCGACCTGGTCGCCGAACAGTCCGCCGAACAGCAGGAACATGCCGAGCGGAACCACGATGGTGAACAGCGCGAACTGCGGACTGCGGACGATGCGCAGAATCTCGAGGCGGAGATAGACGAGGTTCATCGGAGCGCTCCCTGCGGCTCGTCGGAAGTGAGGGCGAGGAACGCTTCCTCCAGCCCCGCGGAGGTGATCTCGATCGAGCTGGCCCGCGGGAACGCCGTGAGCAACGCCCGGATCGCCAGGTCGGAGTCGCTACAGCCGAGTTCCGCACGATCGCCCTGAACACGTGCACTGGCGACCCCGTCCAGCGCGGCCAGGGCTTCCGGACGAGCGCCCTGTACGACTGCCCTGATCACTCGCCCGGACACATTCGCCCGCACGTCGTCGACCGCCCCGTCCGCGACGACCTTCCCGTGCCGCATCAACACGACCCGGTCCGCGTAGTCCTCGGCTTCAGTGAGGTAATGCGTCGCGAAGAGGACGGTCCGCCCGGCTGCCGTGAACTCGTGCATCGACGCCCAGAACTCGCGCCGCGCGTCGACGTCCAGCGCCGCTGTCGGCTCGTCGAGGAGCAGCAGCTCCGGGTCTCCGGTGAGCGCGAGCGCGTACCGAACTCGTTGAAGCTGCCCGCCGGACAACTTGCCGCACCGCCGCTTCGCGAACTCCCCGATGCCGGCCCGCTCGTAAATCTCCTTGGCCGGCAAGGGATTCCGGAACATGGACCGATGCAACTCGACCAGCTCGGCCGGCGTGACGTCCCGCAGCAGGAACCCGTTCTGCACCATCGCCGCGAGCCGCCCGGAGTCGAGCGCCGCCCGAGGCGAGCCGCCGAACACCTGCACGCTCCCCTCGTCCGGCGAGGTGAGCCCGAGCAGCATGTCGATGGTGGTCGACTTGCCCGCGCCGTTCGGCCCCAGGAGCGCGACGACCTCGCCGCGCCGCACGGTCAAGGACACGCCGTCGACCGCGCGGACCTGCTTGAACTGCTTCACCAGGCCGGTCAGCCTGAACGCTTCTGCCATCTCGTCCCCCAGTGCTTCGCTGTCCTGAACTTTGTAACACAAAGTTGGTTGCAATGGAAAGTGGTAGGCGATGCGGAGTTGTTCACCACGGCAAGCTGGTGACGGCTACGCCCGGCAAATCCGGTTGC
Encoded here:
- a CDS encoding ABC transporter permease; its protein translation is MNLVYLRLEILRIVRSPQFALFTIVVPLGMFLLFGGLFGDQVGPNGIRGSVTTMINMGAYGAMSGALFTGTRVATERTDGWQRQLRLTPMRGPGYLAVKIASSMAMALPVVLVIFVAGALRGVQLTAAQWLLSGVSLWLGALPFAVLGLLLGLFGKGDTVGAMTGALMLPLGVFGGLWMPLAFLPEWMSTLAHFFPTYWLGRVGTLPIDHAGGLGLAAGVLAAWLAVPALVVVRRFRLGPVKVA
- a CDS encoding ABC transporter ATP-binding protein, giving the protein MAEAFRLTGLVKQFKQVRAVDGVSLTVRRGEVVALLGPNGAGKSTTIDMLLGLTSPDEGSVQVFGGSPRAALDSGRLAAMVQNGFLLRDVTPAELVELHRSMFRNPLPAKEIYERAGIGEFAKRRCGKLSGGQLQRVRYALALTGDPELLLLDEPTAALDVDARREFWASMHEFTAAGRTVLFATHYLTEAEDYADRVVLMRHGKVVADGAVDDVRANVSGRVIRAVVQGARPEALAALDGVASARVQGDRAELGCSDSDLAIRALLTAFPRASSIEITSAGLEEAFLALTSDEPQGALR